Within the Roseicitreum antarcticum genome, the region AATAGCCCTCCATAGACGTACCCTAAACCGACACAGGTGGACTGGTAGAGAATACCAAGGCGCTTGAGAGAACCAATTTAAGAACTCGCAAAATACCTCCGTAAGTTCGCGAGAAGGAGGCCCCGTCAGGACGCAAGTCTTGGCGGGGGGCACAAACCAGGGGGTGGCGACTGTTTACGAAAAACACAGGGCTCTGCGAAGTCGTAAGACGACGTATAGGGTCTGACGCCTGCCGGTGTGAAGGTTAAAAGAGGGGTGCAAGCTCCGAATTGAAAGCCCAGTAAACGGCGGCCGTAACTATAACGGTCCTAAGGTAGCGAAATTCCTTGTCGGTGTAATCGACCTGCACGAATGGCGTAACGACTTCCCGCTGTCTCAATGTGGACTCAGCGAAATTGAATTGTCTGTCAAGATGCAGACTTCCCGCGGTTAGACGAAAGACCCGTGCACCTTTACTACAGCTTCACACTGGCATCAGGCCAAGCATGTGCAGGATAGTGGTAGGCTTTGAAGTGGGACGCTAGTTCCCATGGAGCCTCCCTTGAGATACACCCTTGCTTGCTTGATGTCTAACCGCGGTCCGTTATCCGGACCGGGACCTGTGTGGCGGGTATTTGACTGGGGCGGTCGCCTCCTAAAAAGTAACGAGGCGCGCGAAGGTTGGCTCAGAGCGTCGGAAATCGCTCGTTGAGTGCAATGGCAGAAGCCAGCCTGACTGCAAGACTGACAAGTCGAGCAGAGACGAAAGTCCATAGTGATCCGGTGGTCCCAAGTGGGAGGCCATCGCTCAACGGATAAAAGGTACGCCGGAGATAACAGGCTGATGGTGCCCAAGAGTCCATATCGACGGCACCGTTTGGCACCTCGATGTCGGCTCATCTCATGGGCTGGAGCAGGTCCCAAGGGTACGGCTGTTCGCCGTTTTAAAGAGGTACGTGAGCTGGGTTTAGAACGTCGTGAGACAGTTCGGTCCCTATCTGCCGTGGGTGTAGGAGATTTGAGAAGAGTTGCCCCTAGTACGAGAGGACCGGGGTGAACGTTCCACTGGTGGACCTGTTGTGGCGCCAGCCGCAGTGCAGGGTAGCTATGAACGGACAGGATAACCGCTGAAGGCATCTAGCGGGAAGCCCCCTTCAAACAAGATCTCCCTTGAGAGCCGTGGTAGACCACCACGTCGATAGGCCGGAGATGTAAGCGCAGCAATGCGTTCAGTTGACCGGTACTAATGGCTCGATAGGCTTGATTTGATCCAGAAAAAGCAAGGCACAATCCTCGCTTCAAATCAAAAGCAGACCTCTGGATAGCTGATGGTGTTTCTTCTCCGGTTTGGTGCTATAGCACGAGCAAAACACCCGATCCCATCTCGAACTCGGAAGTTAAGTGCCGTCGCGCCAATGGTACTGCGTCTTAAGACGTGGGAGAGTAGGTCACCGCCAAACCTGACAAGAAACACAAATTTCTCTCATAACGATACAAAATGCGCACCAAATATATAGCGCAAATCAGCGCGGGATGGAGCAGCCCGGTAGCTCGTCAGGCTCATAACCTGAAGGTCGTAGGTTCAAATCCTACTCCCGCAACCAAATTACTAAATGAATTCAAACGCTTAAAGCCCGACCTAATCAGTCGGGCTTTTGCTTGCCCAATTCTTGTCAACGCCTTGTCAACGTTTGACGAGTCCCCCCTGAAAAATCGCGCTTTTTGGGTTTGGGCACGATCAGCAGCAGCGTCGCATCCGCCACCGTTGGAGCCATCGCCCGCAGCTGGTATATGACCCAGTCATACCATGGAGGCGCAGATGACCGTCAAAGCCACCCTCAGCTTTACCGACCGCCATCACCACTTCCTCACGGAAAAGGTGGGACAGGGCGTGTTCGCGACCCGGAGCGCTACTGTGGCGGCCGCATTGGAACAGATGATGCAGGATGAGCAGGAACGCGATGTGGCCCTCGCAGCCCTCACGCAGGAAATCCGCGCCCGGAAGGAAACACCGCGTTCGGCGTTTATCGACCAGGACGATGCGTTTGCTGCTGCGCGTGCCATGATCGGGACAGCGCGGGGCGTGTGAATTTCCGCATCCGGTTCCATCCTCTCGTCGCGCGTGACCTTGATGCCATCGCGCGCTGGATCCTCGATTATGCCGGGCCCGATGCGGCCGCCCGAAAGCTGGTCGAGATCGAAGCGGCCATCGCCACGCTTAAGGCCACACCACACAAAGGAAGCCTCCGCGATGAAATCGCCCCTGGTCTGAGTGCCATCCCTGCAGGCCGGAAAGCCGTGATCGCGTTTGTGGTTGATGATGACCAGAGGGAAGTTCTGATTTACGCTGTCACCTATGGCGGTGCGGATTGGGTCATGCGCAGCAGCGCGCGCGGCCGGTGACAGTCTCGGCCCCAGACCGGACCTTCGTGGACGGCGCAGCTAACGGCAGCAGTGAGCCCAAATTGACCTATGCTGCAGCATGCACATTGTGGTACTCAGGGCGGGAAGCCGTCATTCGCTGCACATCACTTGAAAGGCAGCAATGCGCAATAATGGGTTGCACGCCTCCTACTGAAGTGGCACGATTAAGTCCGAGCGCGTGGGCAGATTTTACCGTTGTGTGTTCGCGACGGATGAAACCATCGTCAGGTGGATATGCCCTTTCGGGTTTCCTTCAGCATATTTTATGTGACCCTTCGGTTGCCTAAGAGTGCCCACGGGCTCACCAAAACAGATATTTGATGGGTCATATGAATTCTCTATCCAGATTTAGATCGTGCAAAAACATCTCTGATCTTGCTTATCTCGTCGGATATCAGCCCAAGACGTTATCCTACATTCTCTATAAAATCCCAGACAAGTCGAAGTATGTGGAGTTTGAAATCCCAAAGGCGACGAAGGGCGTTCGAAAGATATCTGCTCCGATTTCCGAGCTTAAACTCGTCCAAAGTCGGTTGGCACACGTTCTGCAAGATTGCCTGATGGAAATTGAGAAGGAGCAAGCCAGTGGCGAAAATTGCATTATATCTCATGGTTTCAAGCGCCATCTGTCAATCTCAACGAATGGCTCCCGGCATGTCGATAAAAAGTGGGTTCTGAATTTCGACCTGAAGGACTTCTTCCCCTCGATAAATTTTGGCAGAGTGCGTGGCTTTTTTATGAAGAACAAGCACTTCTTGCTGGAGGAGAAGGCAGCCACTATAGTTGCGCAATTGGCGTGCCATAATAATGCTCTTCCTCAAGGTGCGCCCACATCTCCGGTAATATCCAACCTCGTAGCCAACCATCTGGACATTAGACTTTCGAGAGTTGCCACGAAGAACAGATGCACCTACACACGCTATGCTGACGACATAACGTTCTCCACAAATAAAAGTGACTTCCCGAAAGGCGTTGCTGCAGATCGTAATGATGGTAGCCCATCTGGAGACTGGGAGTTATCTAAAAAGATTCGCTCTGAAGTTAAAAGATCGGGTTTTGAAGTAAATCCTGATAAAACTCGAATGCTTTTCAGAAGGTCTCGACAAGACGTAACCGGACTCGTCGTAAATACAAAAGTAAACGTCAAGCGCGAGCTCTACAAGCAGGTTCGAGCTCAGCTGCATAGTTTCATTAAAGATGACGTTTGCTCTAAGAAAGTTAAGATCGGAGGTGTGGAAACCGAGGTGGTAGTGTCAGAGGCCGCACTCCAAGGAATGCTTAGTCACATTTTCTGGGTAAAGGGTGCCGAGTTTAACTACAGGAGACTTAATAAACCTACAGGCCCCCAAGAACCAGGTTTCTACAGGGAGTATCGACGCTTCCTTGATTACAAAACTTTTGTGGCTTCTCCCCAGCCCGTAGTTCTTTGCGAGGGGGTAACCGACAATATATACATCCAGTGCGCAATTAAGCGTAGCAAAGTCGCACGGCCGAAACTGCAAGATGCCGGGTCTTCAAGCGGCTTGGCTATTAAGCTGTTCCAGTATCCAAAAATCGGAAACAAATTGAGAGTTCCAAGTTCGGTTCAGCACCTCAATGGCGGCACTGGGGACCTTAAACAACTTATCTATAAATATAAGGGTCGCACAGATGGCTTGGCGGACAGAGGATTCATTTCTCCCGTTATCCTCTTGGTCGATAATGATCAGGGGGCGAGAGAT harbors:
- a CDS encoding retron Ec67 family RNA-directed DNA polymerase/endonuclease; the protein is MNSLSRFRSCKNISDLAYLVGYQPKTLSYILYKIPDKSKYVEFEIPKATKGVRKISAPISELKLVQSRLAHVLQDCLMEIEKEQASGENCIISHGFKRHLSISTNGSRHVDKKWVLNFDLKDFFPSINFGRVRGFFMKNKHFLLEEKAATIVAQLACHNNALPQGAPTSPVISNLVANHLDIRLSRVATKNRCTYTRYADDITFSTNKSDFPKGVAADRNDGSPSGDWELSKKIRSEVKRSGFEVNPDKTRMLFRRSRQDVTGLVVNTKVNVKRELYKQVRAQLHSFIKDDVCSKKVKIGGVETEVVVSEAALQGMLSHIFWVKGAEFNYRRLNKPTGPQEPGFYREYRRFLDYKTFVASPQPVVLCEGVTDNIYIQCAIKRSKVARPKLQDAGSSSGLAIKLFQYPKIGNKLRVPSSVQHLNGGTGDLKQLIYKYKGRTDGLADRGFISPVILLVDNDQGARDGLWGAVKTASGAKKNVDGTKTFYHVTKNLYVVPTPKLIGGKDSMIEDFLPSSVVSQVLGGKIFNPDEKTFDKKKHYGKRILAEKVSKDQASIDFASFSAILDVIEEVLDHFSALPRVHGRVKL
- a CDS encoding type II toxin-antitoxin system RelE/ParE family toxin, giving the protein MNFRIRFHPLVARDLDAIARWILDYAGPDAAARKLVEIEAAIATLKATPHKGSLRDEIAPGLSAIPAGRKAVIAFVVDDDQREVLIYAVTYGGADWVMRSSARGR